The Anaerolineales bacterium nucleotide sequence GAACTGTACGCTGCGATCCATCCCGGCCTGGCTGATAGAGAGCTTGCCGAAGTACTCTCGGCTGTAGCGCGCTTCAAGCCTCAAATCGAGGAAGGGGCCATAGAGCAATGCCGCCAGGTTGGCGATGGTGATGTTCTCGGGCCCGCGGAAGTTTATGAACAGCCCGTCGGCCTTCCGGTTCTCAGGAACCAGGGCGACACCGCTGGCGATCGCCTGCCCCGGGGAGTCGAACCGCACCGCCCGACCGTCGAGACGGACTGCGCCGCCGGTGGGGCGATCCACCCCGAAGAGCGCTCGGGCGATTTCCGTCCGCCCGGAGCCGACCATACCTCCCAGGCCAAGCACCTCCCCGGCATGAACCGAGAAGCTCACCTTTCTGACACCGAGCTCGGTGCTGAGCCCCTCGACCTCCAGGCACAGCCGCTCCTGCGCATTATGCTGCTTGGGATAATGCTCGGCGACTTCCGTTCCGAGCATCTGCCTGACCACGGCATTGACGTTCAACTCACGAACCGGGCTGCTGCCTGCCAACCGGCCGTCCTTGAGCACGCTGATGCGATCGGCGATCTGGAACACCTCGTCGATCCGGTGGGAGATGTAGAGAATGGCTTTGCCCTGGCGCGCCAGCTGGCGGATGAGGTCCAGCAGACGACGCGTCTCAGAAATGCCTAAGGCCGCTGTGGGCTCGTCCATCGCCAGCAGGCTCGAGTCCTCGGAGATGGCCTTGGCGATCTCGATCAGCTGCTGTTCGGCCATGGATAGGCTCTTGACCACGGCGTCGGGATCGATCTCGATGCCCAGGCTCTTCAGCGTGCGGACGGATTCTCGGCGCATCGTCTCCCAATCGACGATCTGGCGCCTCATCACGGTCGGGAAGCGTCCGAGGAAGATGTTCTCGGCAACGGTCAGGCTCGGGACGAGGGACAGTTCTTGGTAGATCGTAGCCACGCCGCGTTGCCGGGCAGCGATCGGATTGGGCATCGTGATCGTTTCACCGCCCAGCCTGATCTCGCCGCTGTCGGGTTGATGTACGCCGGCCAGGCATTTGACCAGAGTTGACTTGCCGCTGCCGTTCTCGCCGACCAGGGCATGGATCTCGCCCGCCATCAGGGTCAGGGACACTTGGTCGAGCGCTCGAACGCCCGGAAAGGCTTTCGAGATGTCACGGACTTCCCACATCGTGGCCGACTCAACCATCATACAAGCATCCCATTCGCTCGAGTGAGCCTCTGGCCGCGAGCTCACGCCCACGGCCAGAGGCTGCTAATGAACCCAGGATACTTACGCCCTCATGGGCAGGCGTACTCCTTGGACGGCTTGGGATAGAGAGTCTCAGGGTGGCACAGGAAGCCGACGGCGTTCGTCTTGTCGACGATCGTCACCGGCGTTTCGACCCAGCCGCCCGGGTACGTCCCGTGCAGGCAGTCCCAGGCAACCCGCATGACCACTTCGCCCATGACGAACGGAGTGGTGTTGACGGTGCCCGTTATTTGGCCGGCGTCGATCATTTCCAAGCCGGTCGTATCACCGTCGTTGCCGAAGTTGCCGATGTCCTGACGGTTGAGTGATTCGGCGGCCTTGGAGGCGCCGATCGAGATGTAGTCATTGGCCGTTACCACGACCTCGATCTCGGGATGGGCCGTGATCAGGTCCGTCATGGCCGTGTTCCCGGTCTCGACGTTCCAGCCCGTGGGCAGGCTGGCGACGATCTCCATCCCCGGGAACTGAGAAAGAGCGTCGAGGTAGCCGCCGATGCGCTCGGTGGAGTGATAGCCCGGCTGGCCTTCGAGCACGCCAACCTTCGCCTCACCACCGAACATCCCGGCGACGTACATTCCCATCTTGTAGGTTCCCCGGCGCTGGCTGTATCCCACCACGCCATGGACCGGAGCCGGGAAGTTCGGGATGTCGGAGTTGACGATGATCACGGCGACGCCCTGTTCCACGGCCCGCTCGACCAGGGGAGCGGCGGCGGCCTCATCGTGGGTGGACAGGATAATCGCATCCACCCCGCGAGTGAGGACATCCTGGATCATGCCCATCTGACCGGCGATGTCCGCCCCGCTCTGCGGCGCCAGCATGAAGGTCTCAGCGCCCAAACTGGCCGCTTCAGTCTTGACACCTTCACCGATGGCCATGTAGTAGTTGAACTCAGTCGCCGGCGGCATGTAGGCGACGCTCGGCGTACCGCCCGTGTAGGCCAGGTTCTGACACAGGGCCTGTGAGCCGGCGTTGAGCGCGACAGGCTTCACAGCCCCGTAAGGCGGCTCATAGGCGGAATAGTCCGGCGCAGCCGCCGCCGGCGGCTGCTCTGCCGGTGCCTGAGGAGCGGCCGGCGCAGCGGTTGGTGCTTCCGCTGCCGGCGCAGTCGTCGGGGCAGCCGCCGGTGCAGCGCAGCTCGTCACGACGAGTATGAGAACCGCGATCAGGCCCAGGGGCGCGATCAGCTTTCGAGATCGATGGAGAGACATCAGATTCTTCCCCTCCTTATTCCATAAATGGTATCGGGATTTCCTTGTCCACATGTCACGCTCAGTCTGTTCGATGGGTTTCTAGCCTCACCTCCTTTCAGGATCAAGAACAGCCTCCCCCGCGCTCTGCCAGTCCTTCCCCCCCCGGGGACAAGCCTCGCGGGACGCGAGGATCACAGCCTGCCGAACTCGGCCAGCAGTTCCTCGACAGTCTTTCCCTGGCGAATTCGCTGGCGTGTGGCTTCTTCTTGCGCAGCCTGTTCCTGCGCACGCTTCAGCACATCGGCCGCCTCATTCTGGGGCACAACAACGACACCGATTTCATCCGCCAGGACGACGTCCCCCGGCGAGACCATGATCGTAGCGCACTGAATGGGCACATTGACCTCGATCGGCTCCAGGCGCTTTGAATACGGCGAGTGCGTCGACCGCGGGACAATCGCCCGGCTGAAGATCGGGAACCTGAGGCTCTTGATCTCGTCGGTGTCGCGAATCGCTCCATCGACGACCGCACCCACCACCCCTTTCTGCAGGCAGAGGCCGGCCATCAATCCACCCCAGATCGAAGTCTCAGTCTCTCCCGCCGCGTCGACCATAATGACGTTGCCTTTCTGGGCAACGGAGAGGGCGTCCAGACAGTCCACCAAATCGCCGGGGTAGAGACGGACCGTCAGGGCGGTCCCGACGAACCGGGCTTCAAAGAGCGGGCGGATGTCGCTCCGCAGAACGCCGCTTCGTTCCTGCGAGTCGGCTACAACACACGACGGGCTCATGATCTTCAAGAGATCCTCAAACCCGGCCATGATCTCGCGATCCGGCCCTTTGCCTGGCGGGTTGATGATTCGTCGCATAGCTCGCCCTCCTCCTCGGCGCCCGGGATGCACCCAGCCAAGTGCGACTAGCTGGGCTCCCCTCTCGCCTGGCGGACGGCGTCCACAAAACCGCGGGCCAGGTCGGTCAGCTCGTCGAATCGCTTTGCGGCGATGGCGCTCTTCTTGACCAGGTTACTTCCGACGGCGACAGCCGCCGCTCCGGCCTTGATGAAGTCGCCGGTCGTCTCCAGCGAGACCCCTCCGACCGGGATCAGCTTCACCTGAGGCAGTGGTGCCAGGACAGCCTTGAAGTAGGCCGCGCCCCCAAACTCTGCTGGGAAGACCTTGACGAAGTCCGCCCCACACTCCCAGGCTGTCAGGATCTCCGTCGGTGTGAAGGCGCCGGGGATGACAACCTTGCTGTAGCGGCGGCACACTTCAATCACCGCCGGGTTGAGCGTCGGGGCGACGATAAACTCCGCCCCGGCCAGAATGGCCGCCCGGGCGGTCTCGGCGTCGAGGACCGTCCCCGCGCCAAGCAAGACGTCCTCTCCGAATTCACGCACGGATTGTTCGATGATTTGAAGTGCGTTGGGCGTCGTCATGGTGAACTCGATCGCACGTATGCCGCCCGCCCGCACAGCGCGGGCCACCTGGATCAGTTCCTCCGACCGATCGAAGCGCACAATCGCGACCACGCCACCTTGCTCGATTACACGAATATGATCGTCCTTGCTCATCTCCCGACCTCTCAGCGAGCGATCCTCAGGCTTGCCATCATCGGAGCCTGGAGCAGCTTCTCGGCCTCGTCTCGCGTCGTCCAATTGAAGTCGCTCCACGAGGTCTGCTTAAGTGCGGAGAATGCATTTCCAAGGCGAACTGCCTTGTCGACTCCCTCGGTGATGTATCCGTAGATGAAACCGGCCGAGTAGTTGTCCCCCCCGCCCAGCCGGTCCACGATCTCGATCTCGTACGATACATCCTCGACGTACCGGCCCTCGGCGTAGGCGAAGGCGCTCCACGTGTTGCGCCATACCGAGGGCGTCCCACGCAGGGTGACCGTGACGACCTTGAAGCCGAAGCGTTCCGCAAGTTCCTTGGCGCCTTCCTTGTAGCCGGCGCCCTCGATGCCGAACACCTTCTGCGTATCCTCTTCGGTCGTGATGAGAACATCCACGAGTTCCATGAAGGGCTCTTGAACCGCCCGCGCCTTGTCGGTGGACCAGAGTTTGGCGCGGTAGTTGAGATCGTAGCTTACCGTCAGGCCGGCGCTCTTGGCGGCGCGCAGTGCGAGCATGGTCACGGCGGCGGAGTCTTCGCTCAGGGCGGGTGTGATGCCACTGGTGTGAAACCAGCGGGCGCCTTCGAACACCTCGCCCCAGTCGACCTCGTCTGGCCGAATGTGGCTGATTGCGGAATGGCTCCGGTCGTACAACACCCCACTGGCTCGAGGTGAGGCTCCATATTCGACGAAGTAGATCCCCATCCGGTCCCCCTTGGTCCAAACCACATGGCGCGTGTCGACCCCGAACTCCCTGGCCTTGTTCTGCGCCATCCTGCCCAACGCGTTGTCGGGCAGCCGGCTGACCCAGCCCGTATTGAGGCCCAATCGCGCAACGCCGGCGGCCACGGTGAGTTCGGATCCGCCAACGCTCACTTTGAGGTTCGATGCCTGTTCCAGGCGCTCGAAATCCGGAGGCGCCAGGCGAAGCATCGCTTCGCCGAAGGTTATGACGTCTGGCATATCGCCCTCCTTGCCGGCTCCGTCCGATCCAAGGGCCGCCTCACTTCTTCCAATGGATGAAGGTGTCCAGGTAGCGCATGGGTCTGTCACTTTCGTTGCGCACTCCGTGGGCGACGCCAGGAGGGATGGTCACGGCGTTCCCGGGCCTCAGCTCGAACTCCTGATCGTTCATACGAATCGTGCCTTGCCCCTCGAGGGCGTAGTGCAGCTGGTCCTCGTGATCGTGCGTGAGAGCCGAAAGCGCATTGTGTGGTCTGACACTGATCAGGCCCATCTTCAGATCGTCGCGACGGATGATGTGCTTGTTGTCCGAGTGCTCTCTGGCCACGGCCTCGACGTCGACGTCGATGACGAAGTCCATGGAAGACTCCCCTGGCATGCTGGACAGTCCGGCCGCTCCGGCCATGCCCGGCAGATTGACTCAGGCGCCGCGACGGACACGTCCCGCGATGCCCTTCGCCATTGTGGCGCCTGTTCCTTTGCCCTTCGCAGGGCTCCTTGCCTCCTGCAACTGATCAACGCCACGACCCCAGCCCATCTGTTCCGATATCTGGGCCGCAACTTCCATGAGCGTGTTGATCAAGTCGTCGTGCGCGATGTGATCATCCATCCGATCGACAGGCCCGGAAACACTGACAGCGGCCGCGATCTCCTTGTGATCGAAGGTTGGGGCGGCGACGCACTTGACGCCCACCTCGTGTTCCTCCAGGTCGATGGCATACCCCCGGCTCCGAACGCGCCCGAGTTCGGCCCGCAGCGCTTCGAGATCCGTAATCGTCTGGTCCGTGTAGCGCTTGAGCCTTCTGTCTGGATAGCGCTGTGCGATCTGTTCGTCCGAGAGGTAGGCCAGCAAGGCTTTGCCCACCCCTGTGCAATGGGCCGGGTTCCGGTCGCCGACGCGGGAGGACATGAAGCCGATGGGATGTAGCCCGGCGAGTTTCTCGAGGTAGACGACCTCGTTGCCATCGAGGATCGTCAGATGAACCGTCTCACCGAACGCGTTTCGAAGGCGCTCCAGGTGTCCGATGGATCGGTAACGGATATCGTTGTTCTTGATGAATCGCGAACCGAGCTCCAGCAGAACCACCCCCGGGCGATATTTCGCCGTGGCATGGTTGACTTCTACGAAGCCTTGGGCCTCGAGCGTCACCATCAAGCGGAAGACCGTGCTCGGATCGAGGCCGGTCTCTTTGCTGAGTTCGGCAGCCGAAAGCTCGCCATCGTGGGGCAGGAAGGTGCGCAAGAGGGTCAGCGCCCGTTGGACCGAGCGGACCTGATAGTTGGGGGTCGGATGATCCGAGTGGACTGGCAATTCGTTTCCTACGGGGGCGCCAATTCATAGTATGAAATGGCATTGCGTACAGTGCAATTATAGGATTGCCGAGGGGCGTTTGTCAAGAGCCGGTATCGGTTCAGGACCTGTGAGACAGAAGGGCCCTTGGGCCGGTCGGGGGGTGGTGAAGTTGAAGCTGCTCGGCAGGCGTCTCCTTCCCGGCACATCGTCCCGATGGCCTTGCTGGAGGACACCCCGTTCGGGCCGCGAAGCCTCGGCCCGCCGCACCGTCCCGGCCGTCTCGCCCCGTGGGCTGGTAGTTGTGGCCCAAACGGGGTGTCCTGCCGGGAGGGCGAAACGGCCCCTGACCCCTCCCTTTGCCTGGGTCCAGCTTGCGACCTGGATTCCTGCAGGGGAAGGGGCGGGGTGAGGCGGGGAAGGGCTTTTCCGCAGCCTGCGAGTGCCCGATCGAAGCCATTTGCCAATGACGGCTTTCTGGGACTCGCCATTCACACCCGGGAACACACTTGCCCCTGACATCCCCGGGGGGCTGCTCCTCCGTGAGGCTGTCGGCGATCAGCCTCGGACGTGGTAGTCCCCGACGATGACCCACTTGTACGTCGTCAGCTCCCGCAGTCCCATCGGGCCGCGTGCGTGCAGCCGCTGCGTGGAGATCGCCACTTCGGCTCCCAGGCCGAGCTGGCTGCCATCGGTGAAGCGTGTGCTGGCGTTGACATACACGGCGGCAGAGTCGATCTCTTCCACAAACCGCCGCGCGTTCTCCTTGTCCGCCGTGAGAATGCCGTCCGAGTGGCCTGTGCTGTGCAGCCGGATGTGCTCCATCGCCTCCGCCACGCTATCGACGACCTTCAGCCCCAGCACCAGGGACAGCCATTCTGTGTCGAAATCCTGCGGGCCAGCGAGACGTACCGACTCAGGGAGCGGGGGATGGTGGTCCACCGCCGCGTCATCCTGTGGGCCTGGGATCGTGGCAAGATACGGCAGGACGCTCGGATCGGCCCGGAAACTGACGCCATCGGCGGAGAGCATGTGGACCAGCGCCGGGAGGAATTCGGCGGCCCGGGCGCGGTGCACCAGCACCGTGTCCAGGGCGTTGCAGACCGTCGGTCGCTGAGTCTTGGCGTTGTGAATTACGCGGCAGGCCGCTTGGATGTCGGCCGTCTCGTCCACGAACAGATGACAGATCCCGATGCCGCCGGTGATCACGGGGATCGAGCTGTTGTGGCGGCAGAACTCATGCAGGGCGTTGCCGCCGCGCGGGATGATCAGATCGACGTAGGCGTCAAGATGGAGCAGTTCGGTCACCCGGGCCCGGTCTGGATCATCGATAAACTGCACCGCATCGACCGGGAGACCGGCGGAACCCAGCGCCTGGTGCACAACCTCCACCAGCGCCCGGTTGGAGCGCACCGTTTCGCTCCCGCCGCGCAGGATCACGGCGTTGCCGGTCTTGAGCGCCAGTGCGGTGACGTCGATGGTGACATTGGGGCGCGATTCGTAGATCACCCCCAGCACCCCCAGCGGGACCCGCCGCTTATGCACTCGAAGCCCGTTGGCGAGTATTGCGGATTCAAATGTTTCACCGACCGGATCGGGGAGTGCGGCCACGCCCTGAACGTCGGCGGCGATCCCCTCCACGCGCGCCGGGTCCAGCGTCAGACGATCCACCAGGGCAGGACTCAAGCCGGCCCGCAGCGCAGTCTCGACATCGACCCGGTTCGCCGCCAGGATGGCTGCCTCGTTCGCCATCAGCGCCTCGGCCAGCAGGTTCAGGCCGCGGTCCTTCCTCTCTCTCGGCTGCGTTGCAAGCGCACGGGCGGCCTGTCGAGCACGTATTCCGAAATCCGTCAGCATGCTCTACCTCTACCGAGTTGATGAAGCCCCGCTTTCTCAGCAAAGGGAATCTTCTCAGCCGGGATGGATTGTTCAGGAGCCTTCTGCACAAGCCGTGCGCCCGGGCTCACAACAGGACCAGGTCGTTGTGATGGATGGCTTCGTCACCGTAGTCGTAGCCCAGTAGGCCCTCGATGTCGTCCGAATGCCGCCGCAGCAGTCGGGTGAGGTCGCCGGCCCGGTAGTTGACGATGCCGCGTGCGATCTCCCGGCCGGAGGAGTCGAGAATGCGGACGGTGTCCCCTCGCTCGAAGGTCCCCTCGACGGCGGCGACCCCGACAGGGAGCAGGCTGCCTCCCCGGCGCAGAGCCTGGGCGGCGCCCTCGTCCACGGCGAGGCTGCCAGCCGCGCCTACCGCCAGGAGGAAGCGTCGGCGGCTGTCGATGGTCGAGTCCAGCGCCCGAAAGTGGGTTCCGACATGTTCACCGGCGGCAAGCCGTGTCAGAACGTCCGGGTCACTCCCACGAGCGATGATCACCGTCGTCCCCGAGCGGCGGGCCAGATTGGCGGCTTGCAGCTTGGTGACCATGCCGCCGGTCCCCCCACCCGACGACGTCCCGCTGGCCGCCTCCCACAGCGAAGGCGGTATCTCATCGGTCAGCACGTCACTGATGAGTTGTGCAGCCGGGTCGTGGCGTGGATCGGCGGTAAACACCCCCGGTTGATCGGTCAACAGAATCAGCGTATCGGCATCCACCAGGGTCGCCACCAGCGCCGACAGGTTGTCATTGTCGCCAAGTCGGATTTCTTCCGTCGCCACCGTGTCATTCTCGTTGACAATCGGCAGCAGTTGATGGCTCAGCAGCGCCGAAAGTGTGTTGCGGGCGTTCAGGTAGCTGCGCCGGTTGTCGAGATCAGAGCGCGTCAGCAGCACCTGGGCTACGGTGATGCCATACAATCCAAACAGCCGCTCATACAGCGCCATCAGGCGGGGCTGGCCGACGGCGGCGAGCATCTGCTTGACGGGGATGTCCTTCGGCAGCTGCGGGAAGCTCAGCGCCTCCCGGCCGGTGGCAACCGCCCCCGAGGTCACCAACACGACTTCGTTGCCGGCGGCTCGCAGATTCGAGATCTGGCGGGCGAGATCGACCAGGGTGGGGGCAGACAGCCGGCTGGTCCCCGCCGTCAGGGTCGACGTGCCGATCTTGATGACGAAGCGAGCTGGAGGCACAGAGGTTGGGTTCGTCGTCACTGAGGCTCGTGGCGCACGGGGCGCTTCATCGGGCGGACTTCATGCGCATGCCGGTCGTCCCATCCACCACAGATGGAACCCGCATGTATCCTTGCCGTGCAGCCAATCCGGCCATGATACCCGCTCGCCGCACCTCCGACAAGGTTCGATGGGGCGCGGACTGCGCCGGTCCAGGCCGCCGGCTGGGCGCACAGCCCTCCGACGATCTCATCACAAGCCCCAGCCCCGGCGGAGGGATGGAGGAAGCCGCTGGAAGTAGGGCACGACGGGAAGCCGGCGCACCCGGAGGCGGCTGTCCGCCGGCTGCGCCGCAACAGAGGCATGGTACGCGGACTGGAGCCCGCTCGTATTGGATGGACTGGCGGGCAGTCCCGCGCTATGTACGCTGGGCTTCCCGACTGTCAGCCGGAGCTCCCCGTCATCGGCCGCGTCAAGCTTGGGTCATGCAGCTCCCGGTCGTACCGGAGGTGAGCCTCCCCAGCGATCGCGCAGCATCCCGCAGGGAAGCGGGAAGAGGATTCCCGCCATCGCCTCGGTGTCAATTCCGGTCGAGGTGCAAGTGGAACCCGTGGATCT carries:
- a CDS encoding glutamate-5-semialdehyde dehydrogenase; the encoded protein is MLTDFGIRARQAARALATQPRERKDRGLNLLAEALMANEAAILAANRVDVETALRAGLSPALVDRLTLDPARVEGIAADVQGVAALPDPVGETFESAILANGLRVHKRRVPLGVLGVIYESRPNVTIDVTALALKTGNAVILRGGSETVRSNRALVEVVHQALGSAGLPVDAVQFIDDPDRARVTELLHLDAYVDLIIPRGGNALHEFCRHNSSIPVITGGIGICHLFVDETADIQAACRVIHNAKTQRPTVCNALDTVLVHRARAAEFLPALVHMLSADGVSFRADPSVLPYLATIPGPQDDAAVDHHPPLPESVRLAGPQDFDTEWLSLVLGLKVVDSVAEAMEHIRLHSTGHSDGILTADKENARRFVEEIDSAAVYVNASTRFTDGSQLGLGAEVAISTQRLHARGPMGLRELTTYKWVIVGDYHVRG
- a CDS encoding cupin domain-containing protein, which produces MDFVIDVDVEAVAREHSDNKHIIRRDDLKMGLISVRPHNALSALTHDHEDQLHYALEGQGTIRMNDQEFELRPGNAVTIPPGVAHGVRNESDRPMRYLDTFIHWKK
- a CDS encoding bifunctional 4-hydroxy-2-oxoglutarate aldolase/2-dehydro-3-deoxy-phosphogluconate aldolase; this translates as MSKDDHIRVIEQGGVVAIVRFDRSEELIQVARAVRAGGIRAIEFTMTTPNALQIIEQSVREFGEDVLLGAGTVLDAETARAAILAGAEFIVAPTLNPAVIEVCRRYSKVVIPGAFTPTEILTAWECGADFVKVFPAEFGGAAYFKAVLAPLPQVKLIPVGGVSLETTGDFIKAGAAAVAVGSNLVKKSAIAAKRFDELTDLARGFVDAVRQARGEPS
- a CDS encoding RraA family protein produces the protein MRRIINPPGKGPDREIMAGFEDLLKIMSPSCVVADSQERSGVLRSDIRPLFEARFVGTALTVRLYPGDLVDCLDALSVAQKGNVIMVDAAGETETSIWGGLMAGLCLQKGVVGAVVDGAIRDTDEIKSLRFPIFSRAIVPRSTHSPYSKRLEPIEVNVPIQCATIMVSPGDVVLADEIGVVVVPQNEAADVLKRAQEQAAQEEATRQRIRQGKTVEELLAEFGRL
- a CDS encoding sugar ABC transporter ATP-binding protein, encoding MMVESATMWEVRDISKAFPGVRALDQVSLTLMAGEIHALVGENGSGKSTLVKCLAGVHQPDSGEIRLGGETITMPNPIAARQRGVATIYQELSLVPSLTVAENIFLGRFPTVMRRQIVDWETMRRESVRTLKSLGIEIDPDAVVKSLSMAEQQLIEIAKAISEDSSLLAMDEPTAALGISETRRLLDLIRQLARQGKAILYISHRIDEVFQIADRISVLKDGRLAGSSPVRELNVNAVVRQMLGTEVAEHYPKQHNAQERLCLEVEGLSTELGVRKVSFSVHAGEVLGLGGMVGSGRTEIARALFGVDRPTGGAVRLDGRAVRFDSPGQAIASGVALVPENRKADGLFINFRGPENITIANLAALLYGPFLDLRLEARYSREYFGKLSISQAGMDRSVQFLSGGNQQKVILARWLFSKARLLILDEPTQGVDVGARIEVYNIINELTALGIAILLISSDYPELLAMSDRIAIVRNKRILQILPSNQLTETRLLELASRSSHPAEGRLYET
- a CDS encoding IclR family transcriptional regulator → MRTFLPHDGELSAAELSKETGLDPSTVFRLMVTLEAQGFVEVNHATAKYRPGVVLLELGSRFIKNNDIRYRSIGHLERLRNAFGETVHLTILDGNEVVYLEKLAGLHPIGFMSSRVGDRNPAHCTGVGKALLAYLSDEQIAQRYPDRRLKRYTDQTITDLEALRAELGRVRSRGYAIDLEEHEVGVKCVAAPTFDHKEIAAAVSVSGPVDRMDDHIAHDDLINTLMEVAAQISEQMGWGRGVDQLQEARSPAKGKGTGATMAKGIAGRVRRGA
- the proB gene encoding glutamate 5-kinase; the encoded protein is MTTNPTSVPPARFVIKIGTSTLTAGTSRLSAPTLVDLARQISNLRAAGNEVVLVTSGAVATGREALSFPQLPKDIPVKQMLAAVGQPRLMALYERLFGLYGITVAQVLLTRSDLDNRRSYLNARNTLSALLSHQLLPIVNENDTVATEEIRLGDNDNLSALVATLVDADTLILLTDQPGVFTADPRHDPAAQLISDVLTDEIPPSLWEAASGTSSGGGTGGMVTKLQAANLARRSGTTVIIARGSDPDVLTRLAAGEHVGTHFRALDSTIDSRRRFLLAVGAAGSLAVDEGAAQALRRGGSLLPVGVAAVEGTFERGDTVRILDSSGREIARGIVNYRAGDLTRLLRRHSDDIEGLLGYDYGDEAIHHNDLVLL
- a CDS encoding sugar ABC transporter substrate-binding protein is translated as MSLHRSRKLIAPLGLIAVLILVVTSCAAPAAAPTTAPAAEAPTAAPAAPQAPAEQPPAAAAPDYSAYEPPYGAVKPVALNAGSQALCQNLAYTGGTPSVAYMPPATEFNYYMAIGEGVKTEAASLGAETFMLAPQSGADIAGQMGMIQDVLTRGVDAIILSTHDEAAAAPLVERAVEQGVAVIIVNSDIPNFPAPVHGVVGYSQRRGTYKMGMYVAGMFGGEAKVGVLEGQPGYHSTERIGGYLDALSQFPGMEIVASLPTGWNVETGNTAMTDLITAHPEIEVVVTANDYISIGASKAAESLNRQDIGNFGNDGDTTGLEMIDAGQITGTVNTTPFVMGEVVMRVAWDCLHGTYPGGWVETPVTIVDKTNAVGFLCHPETLYPKPSKEYACP
- a CDS encoding sugar kinase, yielding MPDVITFGEAMLRLAPPDFERLEQASNLKVSVGGSELTVAAGVARLGLNTGWVSRLPDNALGRMAQNKAREFGVDTRHVVWTKGDRMGIYFVEYGASPRASGVLYDRSHSAISHIRPDEVDWGEVFEGARWFHTSGITPALSEDSAAVTMLALRAAKSAGLTVSYDLNYRAKLWSTDKARAVQEPFMELVDVLITTEEDTQKVFGIEGAGYKEGAKELAERFGFKVVTVTLRGTPSVWRNTWSAFAYAEGRYVEDVSYEIEIVDRLGGGDNYSAGFIYGYITEGVDKAVRLGNAFSALKQTSWSDFNWTTRDEAEKLLQAPMMASLRIAR